In Flavobacterium sp. N3904, one DNA window encodes the following:
- a CDS encoding ribonuclease Z → MKLTILGCYAATPRTFTNPTSQVLDIKNRLFLIDCGEGTQVQLRKNKVKFSKINHVFISHLHGDHFFGLIGLISTFALLGRTTDLHIYGPKGIKEIIDLQLKLSNSWTNYQLFFHELESKESEIIFEDEKVIVKTIPLKHRVYTNGFLFHEKIGDRILDFNAVQNFEIETCYYQNIKKGKDILLEDGRIIENKKLTFDPIPAMSYAFCSDTKYNEAIIPVIKNVDILYHESTFLDSEESLASKTMHSTAKEAAKIALKANAKQLILGHYSTRYASIDLFKEEAETIFTAVILADDGKSFEF, encoded by the coding sequence TTGAAACTAACAATTCTAGGCTGTTATGCCGCTACTCCGCGTACTTTTACCAATCCCACTTCTCAGGTTTTAGACATAAAAAATAGACTTTTTTTAATTGATTGTGGGGAGGGAACTCAAGTACAGTTGCGTAAAAACAAGGTTAAATTCTCAAAAATAAATCATGTTTTTATTTCGCATTTGCATGGAGATCATTTTTTTGGGCTAATTGGATTAATTTCCACTTTTGCTCTTTTGGGACGCACTACAGATTTGCATATTTATGGGCCAAAAGGAATCAAAGAGATAATTGATTTGCAATTAAAATTATCTAATTCATGGACTAATTATCAATTATTTTTTCATGAATTGGAATCGAAAGAAAGTGAAATTATTTTTGAAGACGAAAAAGTTATAGTCAAAACAATTCCACTAAAGCATCGTGTTTACACCAATGGTTTTTTATTCCATGAAAAAATTGGAGATCGAATATTAGATTTTAATGCTGTTCAAAATTTTGAAATTGAAACGTGTTATTATCAAAACATAAAAAAAGGAAAAGATATTCTTTTAGAAGACGGAAGAATTATAGAAAATAAAAAATTGACTTTTGATCCTATTCCTGCAATGAGCTATGCATTTTGTTCGGATACCAAATATAATGAAGCTATTATTCCTGTTATTAAAAATGTAGATATTTTATATCATGAATCAACTTTTTTGGATTCAGAAGAATCTTTGGCTTCCAAAACAATGCATTCAACTGCAAAAGAAGCTGCCAAAATTGCTCTAAAAGCCAATGCAAAGCAGTTAATTCTAGGGCATTATTCTACTCGATATGCAAGTATAGATTTATTTAAAGAAGAGGCTGAAACAATTTTTACAGCAGTTATATTGGCTGATGATGGTAAAAGTTTCGAATTTTAA
- a CDS encoding TonB-dependent receptor produces the protein MKKYTPIFLLLFGLNAFSQIQKGFVIDESGKPIEYVTITNAKSNTHSHTDETGNFNIDKSNVGDVLNVSALGYKKTDYTITDSEIIILMENDSFKLEEVVIQTKVSAMNVISKIDLETTPVNSSQEILRKVPGLFIGQHAGGGKAEQIFLRGFDIDHGTDIAINVDGMPVNMVSHAHGQGYADLHFVIPETVDKIDFGKGTYYASKGDFATAGYVDFGTKEKLDFSSIGVEVGQFNTFRTVGLFELLGNNKKQSAYIATEYILTDGPFVSPQNFNRINLFGKYSFVLEDNSRFSIIASRFTSKWDASGQVPQRLVDDGTISRFGSVDDTEGGSTSRSNFNLSMRRPIDENTFLKASTFYSNYKFELFSNFTFFLEDPINGDQIKQKEDRNLYGINAELNKKINKESVEMLFQLGFGVRNDATTDSELSHTLNRTETLEVIKLGDIDESNIFTYLNSEFRLGKWLINPAIRLDYFKFGYQDNLATNYKTQTESQVKISPKLNFVYSQNNDLQFYLKTGTGFHSNDARVVIANNGDEILPTAIGTDVGTIWKPFPRLIINSALWFLYLQQEFVYVGDAGVVEPSGETGRSGFDLGIRYQLSDYFFFNLDANYTHARSINEPDGEDYIPLAPDFTSTGGLSFQNWKNFSGGIRYRYMKNRPANEDNSIVAEGYFVTDFNVNYTYKKIIFGISFENLFNTEWNETQFATESRLKNEMVSVEEIHFTPGTPFFLKIGVIYKF, from the coding sequence ATGAAAAAATATACACCAATTTTTCTGCTTCTATTTGGATTAAATGCATTCAGTCAAATTCAAAAAGGGTTTGTAATTGATGAAAGCGGAAAACCAATTGAATATGTAACTATTACCAATGCAAAATCGAATACACATTCACATACTGATGAAACTGGAAATTTTAATATTGATAAATCCAATGTTGGAGATGTTCTCAATGTAAGTGCATTGGGATATAAAAAAACGGACTATACAATTACGGATTCTGAAATAATTATTCTGATGGAAAACGATAGTTTCAAATTGGAAGAAGTGGTTATTCAGACGAAAGTATCTGCGATGAATGTGATTTCCAAAATTGATTTGGAAACTACTCCTGTAAATTCATCGCAGGAAATATTGAGAAAAGTTCCAGGACTATTTATTGGTCAGCATGCTGGCGGAGGAAAAGCGGAACAAATCTTTTTACGTGGTTTTGATATCGATCACGGCACGGATATCGCGATTAATGTTGATGGTATGCCGGTAAATATGGTTTCGCATGCACACGGGCAAGGATACGCCGATTTACATTTTGTAATTCCGGAAACAGTCGATAAAATTGATTTTGGAAAAGGAACGTATTATGCAAGTAAAGGTGATTTTGCAACGGCTGGATATGTTGATTTTGGAACAAAAGAAAAACTAGATTTTAGTAGCATTGGGGTGGAAGTAGGACAATTTAATACCTTTAGAACGGTCGGCTTGTTTGAGCTTTTGGGAAACAACAAAAAACAAAGTGCTTACATTGCCACTGAATATATTCTTACCGATGGTCCATTTGTTTCTCCTCAAAACTTCAACCGAATCAATTTGTTCGGAAAATATTCATTTGTTTTAGAAGATAATAGTCGGTTTTCTATTATTGCTTCTCGCTTCACCAGTAAGTGGGATGCTTCAGGGCAAGTACCTCAGCGTTTGGTCGATGATGGAACGATTTCCAGATTTGGATCAGTAGATGATACCGAAGGCGGTTCAACTTCAAGGTCGAATTTTAACTTGTCAATGCGCAGACCTATTGATGAAAATACGTTTTTGAAAGCCAGTACTTTTTATTCGAATTATAAATTTGAATTGTTTTCGAACTTTACTTTTTTCCTCGAAGACCCTATAAATGGGGATCAGATTAAGCAAAAAGAAGACCGGAATTTATACGGAATCAATGCAGAATTGAACAAAAAAATAAATAAAGAGTCGGTTGAAATGCTGTTTCAATTGGGATTTGGTGTTCGAAACGATGCCACAACCGATTCTGAATTATCGCACACATTGAACAGAACTGAAACATTGGAAGTAATTAAATTGGGAGATATTGACGAGTCAAACATATTTACCTATTTGAATTCAGAGTTTCGATTGGGAAAATGGCTTATCAATCCAGCTATTCGCTTGGATTATTTTAAATTTGGTTATCAGGATAATTTAGCGACAAATTACAAAACACAGACGGAAAGCCAAGTAAAAATATCTCCTAAGCTAAATTTTGTTTACTCGCAAAACAATGATTTGCAGTTTTATCTTAAAACCGGAACAGGTTTTCATTCGAATGATGCCAGGGTTGTGATTGCGAATAATGGAGACGAAATTCTGCCAACAGCAATTGGTACGGATGTGGGTACGATTTGGAAACCATTTCCGAGGTTGATTATCAATTCGGCTTTGTGGTTTTTGTATTTGCAGCAAGAGTTTGTGTATGTTGGGGATGCTGGAGTGGTGGAACCTAGTGGCGAGACCGGCAGGTCCGGTTTTGATTTGGGAATCCGATATCAGCTGAGTGATTATTTCTTTTTTAATTTGGATGCCAATTATACCCACGCCAGAAGTATTAATGAGCCTGATGGAGAAGATTACATTCCGCTGGCACCAGATTTTACTTCGACTGGGGGATTAAGTTTTCAAAATTGGAAGAACTTTTCAGGGGGAATAAGGTATCGATACATGAAAAATCGTCCCGCCAACGAAGACAATTCGATTGTAGCAGAAGGATATTTTGTCACTGATTTTAATGTCAATTATACTTATAAAAAGATAATTTTTGGTATTTCGTTCGAAAATCTATTCAATACCGAATGGAATGAAACCCAATTTGCCACAGAGTCCAGATTGAAGAATGAAATGGTTAGTGTAGAAGAAATTCATTTTACACCAGGAACTCCATTTTTCTTGAAAATTGGAGTTATTTATAAATTTTAG
- a CDS encoding tetratricopeptide repeat protein, with translation MKTLKILLLLVFAMLGLNSCSNKPSQITKTSDYEKYLNIKDNKSIDFANREINFWQTKIDAAPNQKMYLGMLASNYGTLFQYTGNINDLYKSEELLTQYNEAYKYSRVSTIRALARNYISQHRFKEALDLANKALAIGEARKETQKLLFDVQMEVGKYPEALNNLNAIHDMNDYDYLIRLAKWNDHKGDLKTAIRFMEKARDIAIKDDNKALKIWSYSNLGDFYGHAGRIQESYDSYLKTLEIDPNYSYALKGIAWIVFSHERNTTEANRIITAIAKRHDTPDFYLLKSQIAQFRGDKSMEIANRNAYFSMLKKYNYGAMYNKYNVLIYADARATASKALEIAKVEIDHRPTPDSYDLLAWSYLNLGQKEKALQIAQKYVVGKSFEPKVQYHLAMIYKSNNIMEKVKPIKEELLGSTYELGPTLEKKVMQL, from the coding sequence ATGAAGACTTTAAAAATATTACTCCTATTGGTTTTTGCAATGCTAGGTTTAAACAGCTGTTCCAATAAACCGTCTCAAATAACCAAAACTTCGGATTACGAGAAATATCTAAACATAAAAGACAATAAATCTATTGATTTTGCCAATCGGGAGATTAATTTTTGGCAAACAAAAATTGATGCAGCTCCCAACCAAAAGATGTATTTGGGTATGTTAGCCTCTAATTATGGTACTCTTTTTCAATATACGGGAAACATAAATGATTTATACAAATCTGAAGAATTGCTGACACAATACAATGAAGCTTATAAATATTCTCGTGTATCGACCATTAGAGCGTTGGCTCGAAATTATATTTCTCAACATCGCTTTAAAGAAGCTTTGGATCTTGCCAATAAAGCATTGGCCATTGGCGAAGCCCGAAAAGAAACTCAAAAATTACTTTTTGATGTACAAATGGAAGTGGGGAAATATCCTGAAGCGCTAAATAATCTGAATGCTATTCACGATATGAATGATTATGATTATTTAATTCGTTTGGCCAAATGGAATGATCACAAAGGGGACTTGAAGACCGCAATACGATTTATGGAAAAAGCTCGAGATATAGCGATAAAAGATGATAATAAGGCTTTGAAAATCTGGTCTTATTCTAATTTAGGTGATTTTTATGGGCATGCTGGCAGAATACAGGAATCGTATGACAGCTATTTGAAAACGCTCGAAATTGATCCTAATTATTCCTATGCCTTGAAAGGGATTGCATGGATCGTTTTTTCACACGAAAGAAATACCACCGAAGCGAACAGAATAATCACGGCTATCGCCAAAAGACATGATACACCAGATTTTTATTTATTGAAATCACAAATCGCACAATTCAGAGGAGATAAGTCAATGGAAATAGCGAATAGAAACGCGTATTTTTCAATGCTCAAGAAGTATAATTATGGAGCGATGTACAATAAATACAATGTTTTGATTTATGCCGATGCAAGAGCTACAGCTTCAAAAGCACTCGAAATTGCTAAAGTCGAAATTGATCACCGACCAACTCCAGATTCTTATGATTTATTGGCTTGGTCGTATCTGAATTTGGGTCAAAAGGAAAAAGCTTTGCAAATTGCCCAAAAATATGTTGTTGGTAAATCCTTTGAACCTAAAGTGCAATATCACTTGGCAATGATTTATAAATCAAATAATATTATGGAAAAAGTAAAACCAATCAAAGAAGAATTATTGGGTAGCACTTATGAATTAGGGCCAACTTTGGAAAAAAAGGTGATGCAATTGTAA
- a CDS encoding DUF418 domain-containing protein gives MSNSTFNLKTPRVEVVDALRGFAIMSIMLLHNIEHFDYYYFPEALPEWMKVLDKIIWETLFFLFGGKSYAIFALLFGFSFYIQNDNQEKKGKDFRGRFLWRLLLLLGFGFINTIFYEGDILMIYAVLGLALIPVCKWNNKAVFITALILMLQPLEWIRYFYILLHPEFVPKPNLSDQYFGMMGEYLKSNSFTDYAVGNLSIGRLASVFWSWENGRFFQAPALFMLGMLVGRKKLFITSIESNLFWKKAQQYSFLFFIPLFAFKTFLPEMIERKATMNSLSIIITSWSNLAFMIILVSTFILVYQKESIHNLLSKLIPFGKMSLTNYIMQSIVGSFIYYRYGLGLVEYTGATYSLVIGIVLFILQLTFCTSWLKTHKQGPLEYIWHKATWIRSS, from the coding sequence ATGTCAAACAGTACTTTTAATTTAAAAACACCAAGAGTTGAAGTTGTCGATGCCTTGAGAGGTTTTGCTATTATGTCTATTATGTTATTGCATAATATTGAACATTTTGATTACTATTATTTTCCAGAAGCCTTACCAGAATGGATGAAAGTCTTGGATAAAATAATCTGGGAAACATTATTTTTTCTTTTTGGAGGAAAATCCTATGCCATTTTTGCACTACTGTTTGGTTTTAGTTTTTATATTCAGAATGATAATCAGGAGAAAAAAGGAAAAGATTTTAGGGGTAGATTTCTATGGAGGTTACTGCTATTGTTGGGTTTTGGATTTATAAATACAATTTTTTACGAAGGTGATATTTTGATGATTTACGCAGTATTGGGACTCGCTTTAATTCCTGTTTGTAAATGGAACAACAAAGCAGTTTTTATAACTGCACTAATTTTGATGCTGCAACCTTTAGAATGGATAAGGTATTTTTATATACTGTTGCATCCCGAGTTTGTGCCTAAGCCCAATTTGTCAGATCAGTACTTTGGAATGATGGGAGAATATTTAAAAAGTAATTCTTTTACGGATTATGCGGTGGGAAATCTTAGTATTGGGAGATTAGCTTCTGTTTTTTGGTCATGGGAAAATGGACGTTTTTTTCAAGCCCCAGCCTTATTTATGTTGGGCATGTTGGTAGGACGTAAAAAGCTATTTATTACATCAATTGAAAGTAATTTGTTTTGGAAAAAAGCCCAGCAATATTCGTTTTTATTTTTTATTCCTTTGTTTGCTTTTAAAACCTTTTTACCTGAAATGATAGAAAGAAAAGCTACGATGAATAGCCTATCTATAATTATAACTTCGTGGTCCAATTTGGCTTTTATGATTATTTTGGTTTCTACTTTTATATTGGTCTATCAAAAAGAATCGATCCATAATCTTTTGTCAAAATTGATTCCTTTCGGAAAAATGAGTTTGACCAATTATATCATGCAATCTATTGTAGGTTCTTTTATTTACTATCGTTATGGATTAGGACTTGTGGAATATACAGGTGCAACTTATAGTTTGGTAATTGGAATTGTCCTGTTTATTTTACAGCTAACATTCTGTACTTCGTGGTTAAAAACGCATAAACAAGGACCTTTGGAATATATTTGGCATAAGGCAACTTGGATTAGGAGCTCATAG
- the pdxH gene encoding pyridoxamine 5'-phosphate oxidase, with amino-acid sequence MKDLSDYRKSYEKSELLESSIPEDPINLFNRWFHEVEDFDGNEEVNAMTVSTIGLDGFPKSRVVLLKKFNEEGFIFYTNYNSEKGRAIANNPNVCLSFFWESLERQVIIKGVAQKTSENNSDGYFESRPDGSKLGAIVSNQSEVVPSRNYLEESLKQLEKNFEGKEILRPKHWGGYLVTPIEVEFWQGRPNRLHDRIRFTLQDDYSWKINRLAP; translated from the coding sequence ATGAAAGATTTAAGTGATTATAGAAAATCGTATGAAAAAAGCGAATTGTTGGAATCTTCAATTCCTGAAGATCCCATAAATCTTTTTAACAGATGGTTTCATGAGGTTGAAGATTTTGATGGTAATGAAGAAGTTAATGCAATGACCGTTTCTACTATTGGTTTGGATGGTTTTCCAAAATCAAGAGTTGTTTTATTAAAAAAATTTAACGAGGAAGGGTTTATTTTTTATACCAATTACAATTCTGAAAAGGGGAGGGCAATTGCCAACAATCCCAATGTTTGTCTTTCTTTTTTTTGGGAGAGTTTAGAACGTCAAGTTATTATAAAAGGTGTTGCTCAAAAAACGTCTGAAAATAATTCTGATGGTTATTTTGAATCAAGACCCGACGGTAGTAAACTAGGCGCCATAGTTTCTAATCAAAGTGAGGTGGTGCCATCCCGAAATTATCTTGAAGAAAGTTTAAAACAATTGGAAAAGAATTTTGAAGGAAAAGAAATTTTAAGACCCAAACACTGGGGTGGGTATCTAGTGACTCCAATTGAAGTTGAGTTTTGGCAAGGAAGACCTAATCGTTTACATGATCGTATTCGATTTACTTTACAAGATGATTATTCATGGAAAATAAATCGTTTAGCACCTTAA
- a CDS encoding ABC-F family ATP-binding cassette domain-containing protein gives MLTVNNLSVQFGKRILFDEVNTTFTHGNIYGVIGANGAGKSTFLKIIAGEMDPTSGHIHLEPGKRMSVLNQNHNMFDEHTVLETVIMGNKVLYAVKTEMDALYLDYNDKNADRIGELQVQFEEMNGWNADSDAASMLSNLGITEDNHYTLMGDLEGKIKVRVLLAQALFGNPDLLIMDEPTNDLDFETIAWLENFLANYENTVIVVSHDRHFLDSVCTHISDIDFSKINHYSGNYTFWYESSQLAAKQRAQQNKKAEEKKQELEEFIRRFSANVAKSKQATSRKKMISKLNISDIKPSSRRYPAIIFDQEREAGDQILNIQDLSASVDGEILFKGVDLNMAKGDKIVLFSKDSRATTAFYEILNGNQKADSGTYDWGVTTNQAYLPGDNHSFFENDYSLVDWLRQWVKTEEERDEVNIRSFLGKMIFSGEEALKTCNVLSGGEKVRCMLSRMMMERANVLMLDEPTNHLDLESITAFNNSLKNYKGSVIFTTHDHEFAQTVGNRVIELTPNGAIDRYMTFDEYLDNEGVQELRTKMYS, from the coding sequence ATGTTAACAGTCAATAATTTATCAGTTCAGTTTGGCAAACGAATTTTGTTCGACGAAGTAAATACAACCTTCACACACGGTAATATTTATGGAGTTATCGGGGCTAATGGTGCTGGAAAATCAACTTTTCTTAAAATAATTGCAGGTGAAATGGATCCGACTTCTGGTCATATTCATCTGGAACCAGGAAAACGTATGTCGGTTTTAAATCAAAACCACAATATGTTTGATGAGCACACAGTACTAGAAACTGTGATAATGGGTAACAAAGTCCTGTATGCCGTAAAAACGGAGATGGATGCACTTTATCTTGATTACAATGATAAAAATGCAGACAGAATAGGAGAGTTGCAAGTGCAATTTGAAGAGATGAATGGTTGGAATGCCGATTCTGATGCAGCTTCAATGCTTTCCAACCTTGGCATTACCGAAGACAACCATTATACCCTAATGGGAGATTTAGAAGGGAAAATTAAAGTGAGAGTTCTTTTGGCACAAGCCTTATTTGGAAATCCAGATTTGCTTATTATGGATGAGCCTACCAACGATTTGGATTTTGAAACCATTGCTTGGTTGGAAAATTTCTTGGCAAATTATGAAAATACTGTAATAGTAGTTTCTCACGACAGACACTTTTTGGATTCGGTTTGTACGCATATATCCGATATTGATTTTAGTAAAATAAATCATTATTCCGGAAATTATACTTTTTGGTATGAATCTAGCCAATTAGCTGCCAAACAACGTGCACAACAAAACAAAAAAGCCGAAGAAAAGAAGCAAGAATTAGAAGAATTTATTCGTCGTTTTTCTGCTAATGTAGCCAAATCAAAACAAGCTACTTCTCGTAAAAAAATGATTTCTAAATTGAATATTTCAGATATCAAACCTTCAAGCCGTCGTTATCCGGCAATTATTTTTGACCAAGAGCGTGAAGCAGGAGATCAAATTTTAAATATTCAGGATTTGAGTGCCTCGGTTGATGGAGAAATCCTTTTTAAAGGTGTGGATTTGAATATGGCAAAAGGCGATAAAATTGTTCTTTTTTCTAAAGATTCAAGAGCTACAACAGCATTTTACGAAATTTTAAATGGGAATCAAAAAGCAGATTCGGGTACTTACGATTGGGGAGTTACGACCAATCAAGCTTATTTACCAGGAGACAATCATTCGTTTTTTGAAAACGATTATTCGCTGGTTGATTGGTTGCGTCAATGGGTAAAAACAGAAGAGGAAAGAGATGAAGTTAATATCCGTAGCTTTCTTGGAAAAATGATTTTCTCTGGTGAAGAAGCTTTGAAAACCTGTAATGTATTGTCAGGAGGAGAAAAAGTTCGTTGTATGTTATCCCGAATGATGATGGAAAGAGCCAATGTTTTGATGCTAGACGAACCGACGAATCACTTGGATTTGGAATCGATTACAGCTTTCAACAATTCATTAAAAAACTATAAAGGTTCTGTGATTTTTACTACTCATGATCATGAGTTTGCTCAAACTGTTGGTAATAGAGTAATTGAGTTAACGCCAAATGGCGCTATTGACAGGTACATGACTTTCGATGAATATTTGGATAATGAAGGAGTACAGGAATTAAGAACTAAGATGTATTCATAA
- a CDS encoding aspartate carbamoyltransferase catalytic subunit, whose protein sequence is MSELSVNHLLGIKYINENDINLIFETADHFKEVINRPIKKVPSLRDITIANIFFENSTRTKLSFELAQKRLSADVISFSAAQSSVKKGETLIDTVNNILSMKVDMVVMRHSNPGAAYFLSKNVKASIVNAGDGAHEHPTQALLDSYSIREKLGDVAGKKVVIVGDILHSRVALSNIYALQMQGAEVKVCGPKTLIPRYIESLGVTVEPNLRKALEWCDVANMLRVQNERMDVNFFPSTREYAQQYGLDKALLDSLNKEIIIMHPGPINRGVEITSDVADSQQSVILNQVENGVAIRMAVIYLLASKIQ, encoded by the coding sequence ATGAGCGAACTAAGTGTAAATCATTTATTAGGTATTAAATATATTAACGAAAATGATATTAACCTGATTTTTGAAACTGCCGATCATTTTAAAGAAGTAATTAATCGACCTATAAAGAAAGTACCTTCTTTACGAGATATTACAATAGCTAATATATTTTTCGAAAACAGTACACGAACAAAGTTATCATTTGAATTGGCGCAAAAAAGATTATCGGCAGATGTTATTAGTTTTTCAGCAGCACAATCTTCAGTAAAAAAAGGGGAAACATTAATAGATACAGTAAACAATATACTTTCTATGAAAGTGGATATGGTCGTCATGCGACATTCCAATCCTGGTGCTGCATATTTTTTATCCAAAAATGTAAAGGCAAGTATTGTAAATGCGGGTGATGGTGCACATGAACATCCGACACAGGCATTATTGGACAGTTATTCGATTAGAGAGAAATTAGGAGACGTTGCAGGAAAAAAAGTAGTTATTGTTGGTGATATTTTGCATTCAAGAGTGGCACTTTCAAACATATATGCTTTACAAATGCAAGGTGCTGAAGTGAAGGTTTGTGGTCCGAAAACACTGATCCCAAGGTATATTGAATCGCTTGGAGTGACAGTTGAACCTAATTTACGTAAAGCGCTTGAATGGTGTGATGTAGCCAATATGTTAAGAGTGCAAAATGAAAGAATGGATGTGAACTTTTTTCCATCAACCAGAGAGTATGCTCAGCAATATGGTTTAGACAAAGCTTTATTGGATTCACTCAACAAAGAAATTATAATTATGCACCCAGGACCTATAAACCGTGGAGTCGAAATCACTAGTGATGTAGCCGATTCTCAACAATCGGTAATTTTAAATCAGGTAGAGAATGGAGTTGCTATTAGGATGGCAGTTATCTATCTGTTGGCTTCAAAAATTCAATAG
- a CDS encoding ribonuclease Z, whose protein sequence is MKVTTKGHTIVIKDTEGNIVEFLEKIDGQYNSFKDHNLILDISHDKSVDIKSIKIFSELAKKHKKEKKSLVFVVQDIDYNKVPKSIVVVPTQLEAQDLIEMDEIERDLGF, encoded by the coding sequence ATGAAAGTTACTACAAAAGGACATACTATTGTAATTAAAGATACAGAAGGGAATATTGTGGAATTTTTAGAAAAAATAGATGGGCAATACAATAGTTTTAAAGATCACAATCTTATTTTAGATATTTCTCATGACAAATCGGTTGATATTAAATCAATTAAGATTTTTTCCGAATTAGCCAAAAAACATAAAAAAGAAAAAAAATCATTAGTTTTTGTTGTTCAAGATATAGATTATAATAAAGTACCTAAATCTATTGTTGTAGTACCAACCCAATTAGAGGCTCAAGATTTAATTGAGATGGATGAAATTGAAAGAGATTTAGGTTTTTAA
- the pyrR gene encoding bifunctional pyr operon transcriptional regulator/uracil phosphoribosyltransferase PyrR, with the protein MNQKVLLNSKEVNIILNRLACQLIEKHLDFSDTVLIGIQPRGTFLAERLKVLLENEYHIPNVSLGYLDITFFRDDFRRTNKPLEANKTQIDFLVEDMKVIFIDDVLYTGRSIRAALTAIQSFGRPSGIELLTLIDRRFSRDLPIQPDYRGRQVDAINGEKVKVCWVEQDGEDGVYLVTN; encoded by the coding sequence ATGAACCAAAAAGTGTTACTCAATTCAAAAGAAGTCAATATTATTTTGAACCGTTTGGCTTGTCAATTAATTGAAAAACATCTTGACTTTTCGGATACCGTTTTGATAGGAATTCAACCTAGAGGTACTTTTTTGGCAGAACGATTGAAAGTATTGTTAGAAAACGAATATCATATACCAAATGTTTCTTTGGGATATTTGGATATCACTTTTTTTAGGGACGATTTCCGTAGAACCAATAAACCTTTGGAAGCGAATAAAACACAAATTGATTTTTTGGTTGAAGACATGAAAGTGATTTTTATTGATGATGTATTATATACTGGTCGCAGTATTCGTGCGGCTTTGACAGCTATTCAATCTTTTGGAAGGCCCTCTGGAATTGAATTGTTAACATTAATCGATCGCCGTTTTAGTAGAGATTTACCAATTCAGCCTGATTATAGAGGTCGTCAGGTAGATGCTATAAATGGGGAAAAAGTAAAAGTTTGTTGGGTAGAGCAAGATGGTGAAGACGGTGTATATTTAGTGACCAACTAG
- a CDS encoding CAP domain-containing protein has translation MSSKLLRLTFFAVFLCFMVSCSEENVTASSETASNLPIVLNYDYSPVELETLTLINNYRISIGLNSLEKINHISYKSEQHDNYMIANNVVNHNDFEARSENIIKVLGAKKVSENIAYNYNSPKGAFDAWLNSEGHKQNIEGDFTHFGISIRKNPANDKKYYTIIFAKI, from the coding sequence ATGAGTTCGAAATTACTTCGTTTGACTTTTTTTGCTGTTTTCTTATGTTTTATGGTTTCCTGTTCTGAAGAGAATGTTACTGCTTCTTCTGAAACTGCTTCAAATTTGCCAATTGTTTTAAATTATGATTATAGTCCTGTAGAACTAGAAACATTGACGTTGATTAATAATTATAGAATTAGTATTGGTTTAAATTCTTTAGAAAAAATAAATCATATATCATACAAATCCGAACAACATGATAATTATATGATAGCTAATAATGTTGTGAATCATAATGATTTTGAAGCAAGATCTGAAAATATAATTAAAGTTTTAGGAGCCAAAAAAGTGAGTGAAAATATTGCTTATAATTATAACAGTCCCAAAGGAGCATTTGATGCATGGTTGAATAGCGAAGGACATAAGCAAAATATAGAAGGAGATTTTACTCATTTTGGAATTTCAATAAGAAAGAATCCAGCTAATGATAAAAAATATTATACAATTATTTTTGCCAAAATTTAA